One Methanolinea sp. DNA window includes the following coding sequences:
- a CDS encoding translation initiation factor IF-6 encodes MERTISYGGIPHIGVFSRVLEDVAVVAPSAPADFREALTELLDVEVIQTTIQGSEIVGSLLSGNSRGFVVSGLATEEEIAVLREYRDEILTLGHMMNAAGNVILANDSCAAVHPDMPEDMAREIGEFLGVRVAPLTLGGVKTVGMAGVATNRGVLVHPRSTRVEIQKAEELFGLPVGTGSVNGGTGLVGTGLLATSRGYAAGLATTGFELGRIEDVFGFLE; translated from the coding sequence ATGGAAAGGACGATCTCGTACGGGGGAATACCCCACATAGGGGTGTTTTCCCGCGTCCTGGAGGATGTCGCGGTCGTCGCCCCGTCGGCTCCCGCGGATTTCCGGGAGGCACTCACCGAGCTGCTCGACGTGGAGGTAATCCAGACCACCATCCAGGGGAGCGAGATCGTCGGGTCGCTGCTGTCGGGGAACTCGAGGGGTTTTGTCGTGAGCGGGTTGGCGACGGAGGAGGAGATAGCGGTCCTGCGCGAGTACCGCGACGAGATCCTCACGCTCGGCCACATGATGAACGCCGCGGGGAATGTCATCCTCGCGAACGACTCGTGCGCTGCCGTCCACCCCGACATGCCCGAGGACATGGCGAGGGAGATAGGGGAATTCCTCGGCGTGCGCGTCGCGCCGCTCACACTCGGGGGCGTCAAGACAGTCGGAATGGCCGGAGTGGCCACGAACAGGGGCGTGCTCGTCCACCCCCGGAGCACGAGGGTCGAGATACAGAAGGCAGAGGAGCTCTTCGGCCTGCCTGTCGGGACAGGGTCGGTGAACGGCGGCACCGGCCTCGTGGGGACCGGGCTCCTCGCCACGTCGCGGGGGTACGCTGCCGGGCTCGCGACGACGGGTTTTGAACTGGGAAGGATAGAGGACGTTTTTGGATTTCTGGAGTGA
- the rpl18a gene encoding 50S ribosomal protein L18Ae, which produces MEGQKFEVKGSFKMGREVHPFVKVIEAPNEKQAKERTYALFGSKHRTKRRDISIDSVNPLKGE; this is translated from the coding sequence ATGGAAGGACAGAAGTTCGAGGTGAAGGGTTCATTCAAGATGGGCCGCGAGGTCCACCCATTCGTGAAGGTCATCGAGGCACCGAACGAGAAACAGGCGAAGGAACGGACGTACGCGCTGTTCGGGAGCAAGCACCGGACGAAGAGGAGGGACATTTCCATCGACTCGGTCAACCCGCTCAAGGGTGAGTAG
- the pfdA gene encoding prefoldin subunit alpha, producing MDAIDPRELQSLQIYLNEYRQQAEIFSQQLAILEEGRVEAMSAIEAIKGIAESPESTVLLQLGGGISVRARVQDPGRFLVNIGSEVVVERSGEEAIEYLKDRITEMEASAKKVVETLEQIRQQMTDIARRLEAGYHQYQMQQAQVSRGAEKSD from the coding sequence GTGGATGCGATCGACCCGAGGGAACTGCAGTCCCTGCAGATCTACCTGAACGAGTACAGGCAACAGGCAGAGATATTCTCGCAGCAACTCGCGATCCTCGAGGAGGGGAGGGTCGAGGCGATGTCCGCGATCGAGGCCATCAAGGGAATCGCCGAGTCTCCCGAGAGCACGGTCCTCCTCCAGCTCGGCGGCGGCATCAGTGTCCGGGCCCGCGTCCAGGATCCGGGCCGGTTCCTCGTCAACATAGGGTCCGAGGTCGTCGTGGAACGCTCGGGCGAGGAGGCGATCGAGTACCTGAAGGACCGGATCACCGAGATGGAAGCGTCGGCAAAGAAGGTGGTGGAGACCCTCGAGCAGATCCGCCAGCAGATGACGGACATTGCCCGGAGGCTCGAGGCAGGGTACCACCAGTACCAGATGCAGCAGGCGCAGGTCTCGCGCGGCGCGGAGAAGAGCGACTGA
- the ftsY gene encoding signal recognition particle-docking protein FtsY has translation MFEGLRSRLQKITGSLEERIGRSVTGEQKVAGSPAPSPETGRETGGKDPSLLSRVKVLIADGEFYISEKDIEEPLAELQITLLENDVALPVAEEIIRKVREDLTGKRRKIGESIHGIVAGALRNALLGVLGDGFDLVSYVKGHERPVKILFTGVNGTGKTTTIAKVAAFLKKNGFSVVIGAGDTFRAGALEQIDVHAERLGIKVIQHQPGADPSAVLFDAVQYAKAHRIDAVLADTAGRFHNRANLMNQLAKIKRVMNPDIVVYVDEAVAGNDAVVRAEEFEKTVGADAVILTKADMDAKGGAAISIAHTIGKPVMFLGVGQGYEDLVPFSPGAIVDELIGVGA, from the coding sequence ATGTTCGAGGGGCTCCGGTCCAGGCTCCAGAAGATCACGGGGTCGCTGGAAGAGCGGATTGGCAGGAGTGTCACCGGGGAACAGAAAGTCGCGGGGAGTCCGGCCCCTTCCCCGGAGACCGGGAGAGAAACGGGGGGAAAGGACCCCTCGCTCCTCTCGCGGGTCAAGGTCCTCATCGCGGACGGGGAGTTCTACATCTCCGAGAAAGACATCGAGGAACCGCTCGCCGAGCTCCAGATCACCCTCCTCGAGAACGACGTCGCCCTCCCGGTCGCAGAGGAGATTATCCGGAAGGTAAGGGAAGACCTCACGGGGAAACGGAGGAAGATCGGGGAATCCATCCACGGGATAGTGGCCGGCGCGCTCCGGAACGCGTTGCTCGGGGTCCTCGGGGACGGGTTTGACCTCGTCTCCTACGTGAAGGGGCACGAGAGACCGGTGAAGATCCTCTTCACGGGCGTGAACGGCACGGGCAAGACGACGACCATCGCCAAGGTCGCAGCGTTCCTCAAGAAGAACGGTTTTTCGGTCGTCATCGGGGCAGGGGATACCTTCCGTGCCGGTGCACTCGAACAAATAGACGTCCACGCGGAGAGGCTCGGGATAAAGGTCATCCAGCACCAGCCGGGGGCCGATCCCTCCGCCGTGCTCTTCGACGCGGTCCAGTACGCGAAGGCGCACAGGATAGACGCGGTCCTCGCCGACACGGCCGGGAGATTCCACAACCGCGCGAACCTCATGAACCAGCTCGCGAAGATAAAGAGGGTGATGAACCCGGACATCGTGGTATACGTGGACGAGGCGGTCGCGGGCAACGACGCGGTCGTGAGGGCCGAAGAATTCGAGAAGACCGTGGGTGCGGACGCGGTGATCCTCACGAAGGCAGACATGGACGCGAAGGGCGGCGCCGCGATCTCCATCGCGCACACCATAGGAAAACCGGTCATGTTCCTCGGCGTGGGACAGGGCTACGAGGACCTCGTCCCCTTCTCTCCGGGGGCAATCGTGGACGAACTCATCGGGGTGGGTGCCTGA
- a CDS encoding signal recognition particle protein Srp54: MLDRLGTSLRDAMKKLAGKTVVDRAAVEELVRDLQRALIQADVNVRLVMQLSETIKRRALEEQPPKGMTVREHVLRIVYQELVRLVGSAGEVRLEPQTILMAGLQGSGKTTTTAKLARYFQRKGLRVGVICADTFRPGAFDQLNTLCAKIHVPCFGDQNEKDALKIVRDGLREMAPAEVIIIDTQGRHALESDLIREIIEIQAIASAKHRWLVIDAALGQQAAEQARKFHEAINIDGVIVTKMDGTAKGGGALSAVAETKAGIVFIGSGETVDDLERFDPDGFISRLLGMGDLRALVEKAEETLATTEVDVNAMLRGKFSLRDMYAQLEAVNRMGPLKQIMSMLPLGNLQIPEEAYDITSAKMQRYRVIMDSMTAAELDDPSLIGSSRIQRIARGAGVSPDEVRDLLRYYKSMKRALKGFRGGQGRFAMQRMLKKFGGGP; this comes from the coding sequence ATGCTCGACCGCCTCGGGACGTCGCTCCGGGACGCGATGAAGAAGCTCGCGGGGAAGACCGTCGTGGACAGGGCGGCCGTCGAGGAGCTGGTACGCGACCTCCAGCGGGCCCTCATCCAGGCGGACGTGAACGTCCGGCTCGTGATGCAGCTCTCCGAGACTATCAAGAGGCGTGCCCTCGAGGAGCAGCCGCCGAAGGGAATGACGGTCCGGGAACACGTGCTCCGGATCGTCTACCAGGAACTCGTGAGGCTGGTGGGATCGGCAGGAGAAGTCAGGCTCGAACCCCAGACCATCCTGATGGCCGGCCTCCAGGGGAGCGGGAAGACGACGACGACCGCGAAACTCGCCCGGTACTTCCAGCGGAAGGGACTGCGGGTAGGGGTCATCTGCGCGGACACGTTCCGGCCCGGGGCCTTCGACCAGCTCAACACGCTTTGCGCGAAAATCCACGTCCCCTGCTTCGGCGACCAAAACGAGAAGGACGCGCTCAAGATCGTGAGGGACGGCCTGCGGGAGATGGCACCGGCAGAGGTCATCATCATCGACACACAGGGACGCCACGCCCTCGAGAGCGACCTCATCCGGGAGATCATCGAGATACAGGCGATCGCGTCCGCCAAGCACCGCTGGCTCGTCATCGACGCGGCCCTCGGGCAGCAGGCCGCGGAACAGGCGAGGAAGTTCCACGAGGCGATCAACATCGACGGCGTCATCGTCACCAAGATGGACGGGACGGCGAAGGGAGGGGGCGCCCTCTCGGCGGTCGCGGAGACCAAGGCGGGAATCGTCTTCATCGGGAGCGGGGAGACGGTCGACGACCTCGAGCGGTTCGACCCGGACGGCTTCATCTCCCGCCTCCTCGGGATGGGAGACCTGAGGGCCCTCGTGGAGAAGGCGGAGGAGACGCTCGCGACGACCGAGGTCGACGTCAATGCCATGCTGCGGGGCAAGTTCTCGCTCCGCGACATGTACGCCCAGCTCGAGGCCGTGAACCGGATGGGCCCCCTCAAGCAGATCATGAGCATGCTCCCCCTCGGGAACCTCCAGATTCCCGAGGAGGCATACGACATCACGAGCGCGAAGATGCAGAGGTACCGCGTCATCATGGATTCCATGACGGCCGCGGAACTCGACGATCCCTCCCTGATAGGGAGCTCGCGCATCCAGCGCATCGCGAGGGGTGCGGGGGTGTCCCCCGACGAGGTACGCGACCTCCTCCGCTACTACAAGTCGATGAAGAGGGCGCTCAAGGGGTTCAGGGGCGGGCAGGGCAGGTTCGCCATGCAGCGGATGCTGAAGAAGTTTGGCGGTGGACCATAG
- the trmY gene encoding tRNA (pseudouridine(54)-N(1))-methyltransferase TrmY, producing MIRIAVIGHTARTAGDFSLSDMPGGAGRMDVLCRCVNASLFLSHGMRRDVECYLVLRGPPGPEKIVRFSGAHLRSLNPDERSAGSLIKKALAIPAGSEFRKSTPGVEVRKGGLPDLLAMFPFAVLDESGADIRACRALPENFLLSDHLDFTPDEVELIAGRERYSVGPATLHADHAIVVLHNELDRRRAGWT from the coding sequence ATGATCCGCATCGCTGTCATCGGGCACACCGCCCGGACCGCCGGTGACTTCTCGCTCTCGGACATGCCAGGAGGTGCAGGGCGGATGGACGTCCTCTGCAGGTGCGTCAACGCCTCCCTCTTCCTCTCCCACGGGATGAGGAGGGACGTCGAGTGCTACCTCGTCCTCCGCGGCCCTCCGGGGCCCGAGAAGATCGTCCGGTTCTCGGGCGCGCACCTGCGCTCGCTCAACCCGGACGAGAGGAGTGCCGGGTCCCTGATAAAAAAGGCGCTCGCCATCCCCGCAGGGTCGGAGTTCCGCAAGTCGACGCCGGGGGTGGAGGTGAGGAAGGGTGGTCTTCCGGACCTCCTCGCCATGTTCCCCTTCGCGGTGCTCGACGAATCGGGCGCGGACATCAGGGCGTGCCGCGCGCTCCCCGAAAATTTCCTCCTAAGCGACCACCTCGATTTCACGCCCGACGAGGTGGAACTCATCGCGGGGAGGGAGCGGTACTCGGTGGGGCCGGCCACGCTCCACGCCGACCACGCCATCGTCGTCCTCCATAACGAGCTCGACAGGAGGCGGGCAGGATGGACGTGA
- a CDS encoding tRNA pseudouridine(54/55) synthase Pus10, whose protein sequence is MDVTGLALRILSYGEICDRCLGRFFGKLSHGLTNEERGRALRVAVALQENRPVVPRGGCFVCGGLLDRVPEWAGRVCDALSGVEFTRFAIGTRVPPLVAESEEIVWSDLGLTHAEPFKSEMNREVGKHVARLTGKTADPAHPEVVAILDIPADRVEVQINPVFFCGRYRKLERGIPQTHWYCRACRGAGCERCGQTGKQYPDSVEEIIGRPAIRLFSAENAILHGAGREDIDALMVGTGRPFVMEIVSPRVRTVDLGLLEEEINREAGGRVTVTLERYGTREDVEIIKLAKGYKKYRILVEIEGPYTQDELESAIRALKGAKVNQRTPLRVAHRRADRVRERRVIDIRELGKEDGRVILEVTGEAGLYVKELISGDQGRTSPSFSAVLGRPARVCQLDVIEVQGHEEGE, encoded by the coding sequence ATGGACGTGACGGGGCTCGCCCTGCGCATCCTCTCGTACGGGGAGATCTGCGACAGGTGCCTCGGGCGGTTCTTTGGGAAGCTCTCCCACGGCCTCACGAACGAGGAGAGGGGGCGCGCCCTCCGGGTCGCGGTTGCCCTGCAGGAGAACAGGCCCGTCGTCCCGCGGGGAGGGTGCTTCGTGTGCGGCGGACTCCTCGACCGCGTCCCCGAGTGGGCAGGGAGGGTGTGCGACGCCCTCTCAGGCGTGGAGTTCACGAGATTCGCGATCGGGACGAGGGTCCCGCCCCTCGTCGCGGAGAGCGAGGAGATAGTGTGGAGCGACCTTGGCCTCACCCACGCCGAGCCCTTCAAGTCGGAGATGAACAGGGAGGTGGGCAAGCACGTCGCGAGGCTCACGGGAAAGACGGCAGACCCTGCGCACCCCGAGGTCGTCGCGATCCTCGACATCCCGGCAGACAGGGTCGAGGTCCAGATAAACCCCGTCTTCTTCTGCGGGCGGTACCGCAAGCTCGAGAGGGGGATTCCCCAGACGCACTGGTACTGCAGGGCGTGCCGGGGTGCGGGGTGCGAGAGGTGCGGGCAGACCGGGAAGCAGTACCCGGACTCGGTCGAGGAGATCATCGGGAGGCCGGCGATCCGCCTTTTTTCCGCAGAGAACGCGATCCTCCACGGGGCGGGACGCGAGGACATCGATGCCCTCATGGTAGGGACGGGCAGGCCGTTCGTGATGGAGATTGTGTCCCCGAGGGTCCGCACCGTGGACCTCGGGCTCCTCGAGGAGGAGATCAACAGGGAGGCGGGGGGCAGGGTGACCGTGACCCTCGAGCGGTACGGGACGAGGGAAGACGTGGAAATCATTAAATTGGCCAAGGGGTATAAAAAATACAGGATCCTCGTCGAGATAGAGGGCCCGTACACTCAGGACGAGCTTGAATCCGCGATCAGAGCCCTGAAAGGGGCGAAAGTGAACCAGCGCACCCCGCTGCGGGTCGCACACCGCCGTGCAGACCGCGTGCGGGAGAGACGGGTCATCGATATCCGTGAACTGGGGAAAGAGGATGGCAGGGTGATCCTGGAGGTCACCGGGGAGGCGGGACTCTACGTGAAAGAGCTCATCTCCGGTGACCAGGGACGTACATCCCCGAGCTTCTCCGCCGTCCTGGGGAGACCAGCCAGGGTATGCCAGCTCGACGTGATAGAGGTCCAGGGTCACGAGGAAGGTGAGTGA
- a CDS encoding 50S ribosomal protein L21e, with amino-acid sequence MAHHNGPRKKTRYKFKKEIRRRGIVPVTSLIQQFEIGQKVHVVIEPSVQKGMPHRRFHGMTGTVIGQRGRAWLLSIRDGGKEKILIARPQHLKAQR; translated from the coding sequence ATGGCACATCACAACGGACCGCGCAAGAAGACTCGGTACAAGTTCAAGAAAGAGATCCGCAGGCGGGGAATCGTCCCGGTGACGTCCCTCATCCAGCAGTTCGAGATCGGGCAGAAGGTTCACGTGGTCATCGAGCCGAGCGTCCAGAAGGGGATGCCCCACCGGAGGTTCCACGGGATGACGGGGACCGTCATTGGCCAGAGGGGCAGGGCATGGCTCCTCTCCATTCGCGACGGCGGCAAGGAGAAGATCCTCATCGCGAGACCACAACATCTAAAAGCTCAAAGGTGA